The Balearica regulorum gibbericeps isolate bBalReg1 chromosome 5, bBalReg1.pri, whole genome shotgun sequence genomic interval TACTGAGTCCTTTTATGTGCTGCAGAACTTACGCCACTGTACTAGAGCTGAGAACAGAAAGACCTAATGccttatttttatatgcaaGTGTTTTGGTAATGAACAAAAGGAAAGCTTTGCAAAACCTCCAGAAATATTGTCgacaactgtatttttttttctagtcctGTTTAGGCAAACCATTCAGGACTCCATTATCCTTAATTTTGTCTAGTTCTTCAAGCCTATTTTCATTTGGTTGATTGTCAGGTCGTTTTTGAAGTTTTGGTTGACTACTTGATTACTCCAGTTTTCTGTGAATGTAATTTCAGTTGTGAAATATCTTCAAATCACTTCAGATGGTTTGatgcttctctgttttgctgttgaGTATTCAGTTAAATGCTAGtgcttgaagaaaaacagtgatttaAGTTGCACTGTCTTCACGTGATTAAAACAACTCTGTCAAgtgttatttaataaataactgCATCTGAGTTACAATATGTGGTCCAGTCAGGAAGTCAAAGCCTGTGTGAAAGGTATGATTACAGCTCTCCAGATTCCATTGAGCCAAGCCTAGTGAAGGGGGGGATGTTGTCAAACTACTGCAGATATTTAGATATGTGGCAGGTAAGCCTGGTTGCAGTCTCGAGTAAAAGGAGCCCAGCTGAGTCAGTGGAGAGCACTGACACCAGAATGGTGGTTTGGCAaaggtggtattttttttcttttttgtttcagctccTACTCAACTGAATCTTACTACTAAGCTGATGAGAGGGGTCAATTGATTGTACACATCTGTGTTGTAAACTAAAGACATTGATGGCATTTCAGTTTAAACTATATTCATCTCCTCAGATATATCTGattatttgttggttttattcactgttttttgtttgttaaatatTGTCCATCGGTTGTTTAGCTACAAAAGATAGTTTTGTAAATGTTAGGTTGTTTGTTATCAAATGAATGATACTCTTCTGTTTTACTATAGACTAGAACCAGCTGAACGACGTACACTGTACCATGCTTCGCAATGTCCTAGGAAAAACCTTTCGATTTCTTGGGTATACTGTGCAATATGGCTGCATAGCGCATTGTGCCTTTGAGTACCTTGGAGGAATTGTTGTggtaacttttcattttcatgacatttcaaagaaaataaaaactataatAAATTGTTACATGTGATAATGCCAGTATTTCAcgtttcttctatttttttaaagctttttcaaagTGTGTTTAGTAAATGCCTGTTTTTTTGGAGGCAGGTCTGGCCTTTATGAAAGTTACTGCATATTTCTTGCTAAGTTAGTGCTTGAGGTGTCACTGAAGCAAATGGGAAACCGATTttgcagaaagtattttctttcagaaagactgGAGTCACTAATAATTCCATAGGAAATGCTCGTTTCCACCTCTGGGCAGATTTCTGGCTATTTTGCCCCTACCTTCCTGTTTCTGAACCTAGCAGATACTGCTGCTGAATATAGTGGATTTTGGCTGTGAGCTGTTCTTGCAGCTGCTGTGATGCTTCTCTTTTTACAGAGCCTGAAGAAAGGGGTAAGCTGGCAGAGCTCCGAGTGCTGCTCCAAATAATTTCCTGCAGATTAGGTGCTCAGGGGCTCGTAGCACCTCGCACAGTGCAGGACCAATTCTCACTGTTCTAGTTGTTCTTTACATTACacctttttctaatttattagCAAATAATTTGAATATTAATGTCTTTTAGATAAAAGTACTtggaaatagtaattttttttctcatttatttttaatttgcagtgttCTGGACCTTCAATGGAACCAACCATTCAAAATTCTGATATTGTCTTTTCGGAGAACCTTAGCCGCCACTTTTATTGCATTCGAAAGTATGCTCCTTTGTTGAGACTAGATTTTACATTCTGTTTGCCAGAGCTTGTCAAGAACTGCATTCTGTCTGTCCTTTATTTTTCGTATATTCTTCTGCTTCtaaattgtaatttttcataGATCTCCTCTCATTGTGTTTGATGGAAGTTAAAGTAATCAGCACATACAGCCCATTGAACAACTTGTCAGAGCTCATTTAGGATGTAGTCCATGTCACTTTTACAGCTTTGtccaaaaaatggaaatatgtcccgttttttcctgaaacagttCTATTGTGTGAATATAACTTCTCTCTAAGCAGTTTTGTCTTATTTGCAAACCAAGCTGTAGATATCGCTGTGCTCAGATAAGTTGTTAGTAAAGTGACCAAATGGTACGCATACTCTCTatcaaatgtgattttattaCTGTGTTGTACAGCTTGGTAGGGTCAATGCCCTTGCCCGTTTTGTGGTGGACTATTTCACTGTACAATCTAATGTATATAATAGGAGGCAAAAGTAATACAAGGTCTTACAAAGTCAGGTTAGATATTTGGAGTTCCATTGGAAGAATAACCTTTAGGAACACAAAATCTGTTCCATTTCATATATATGTGGCAACAGCATCAAGTTGTGGCATTCTTTTCATGAGAGCACTGTCAATTAAAATGTGGccttaaatgttttataaagggtataaataaaaatctctccaAACGTACTTAAAAAACCATGTGTAAAATTGCACCCTGAGTAAAAATGAAGGAACAATATTGTAGACAAGGATTTTCAGCAGAAGGAAGTATCTTTAATGTACGTGAATATTTTTGGAGTATACACATTGATGCACGTGTATTCAACCAAATAGTTTGTACTTAGAgttcttctgtttttgtttttttcctctcagaggAGATATTGTAATTGTGAAAAGCCCAAATGATCCCAAATCAAATATCTGTAAAAGAGTAATTGGCTTGGAAGGGGATAAAGTCTGCACAAGCAACCCTTCAGATTTCCTTAAGAGTCACAGCTATGTAAGTATTAGTTTCTTGCTTTGTAAATTAATGATTACTTAAGTAGGCCTGGTAGTCTGTAAAGGATGTGCAATATTGGAGTATCATCATAAAGTATGACgtacataaattatttttcttcttgtgtatgtACAGTATGTTGTAATTTGTAAACTCTGTTCATGGCAAGCTGTCTTTCCCAGGGTCTTTTGTCTCTGTAGGAAGTGCAGGCAGATGATATTTTTGCTCTGCCCTTTGCTTAGGTCTTCTTCCCTGGAAGAATACTCTAAAATTCCCTGTGTAAAGTGCAGTACAGATGGCAGACCCAAGGGCTTGGTCTTAAGGCAAAactgtttctgcattttaaacacaaagaagtgaaatttttttctctgcaatacTTTGaggattttgctttcaaaattataCTTTAGTGTATCTGTGTATTTAAATGTAAcaatatttaaacttttctgaCTATGGTTGGAAAGTAGTTTTCCTAACTTGTCCAAAAAGTCAGGtacaaagatgaaataaaaaggaaaaaatattcttaatacTTACTTGTCCTTGTGCAAGACAGACTTAACAGAAGTTTGGAAAGATTTgtgacaaaatgttttcagcaagTTGTTTTTAGGCTATCATTAGAAAAATTGTCAGAAATCCTGATGACAGAaaaatgtagggttttttttttcccaaaaggaTGTTTGACTGTTACCTCTGTTCTGCACCTTGTGGAGACATCAGATTTTGCACAGGTGCTTTGaatcttaaaagaaagataCTCTGTTGCCTTTTCACATCCACTTCATCCTCATAATTAGCGTAAGAATTAGCATCTGGCCCATAGCTGAAgtcctgtgctgtgctggtaGAGAAGTTTATGGAACGCTCCTTGCAGCCAGCCACTGCTTATGATAGATAAATCCATTAAAGAGTTTAGCTACCATAAACACAGCCAACTTCACCAGTATGCCTTCAGGTACCATTGCTTCATTTGTATTAAGCAGCGAAGTGGAGTCTGTCCTTACTAAAATCGATGACAAAATCCTTGTCAACATTGTGTCTAGATTTGGTGTCTGGATTTAGTCAAGACCTAGGACCAGAACGCAAGCATATGGTTCTTACCCTCTTCTGAGGGGTTGAATTTGTTGCATTTTCCACTCCAGTGTTGAGGCAAGAAATTTCAGGCACCTGCCTCTGATCTGCCCTTCTGATCAAGTGCTTCTGTTCACATTCCTGTCACTTGTGGCCAGAAAGGAGCTCATTCTCTCTTACCTTTTGAAGGGGAAGACAGAGCATTTAGTTTTTCTATAAACCAAATTGTGTTACcatttaaacaaggaaaaaaccaaacaaaaacccccaacccaccTTTCTTACCAAGTTGAAGAAATTTTCTACCTCCTGTGGGAGAGGCAATTTAGATGAAATATGAATTTCCCACAGCATAACGACCTGAAATGGAAACCTGAATTCTGTGTACACTGACAGAACTGAGTTTCGCTGAGAATCATCATCTTTCCTTGTCTTAGTCTTGAAAAGGAAGTTCAGGAAAGGTTTGTACTTAACAGGATGTCAGCTGTTCTGGAAACTCTGAGGTAATCAAATACCCAGCAGAACACTTTCTGCCCTAGGtgtaagatttcttttcttcaatttcAATATAAAATGTAAGGAGAATGAGAGGATGAGGAATGCAGACTccaatttctgttttcctgtgtatgtttttcaaaaaggCTAATGTGTGGACATACAGCACAGTGACATGCAAGCTTTCTTAATTCTTCATAAGTTGTAACTAGGGGGAGAAATGATCtaaatggaaatgcttttgtttgttaGTGCGTATCTGTCTTCCTCCTATCTTTAGTGGTAGATCTTTCCATCTGTTCAGGAGACGTATCCTTTACAGAAGAGTATATTCTCAACATAGATATCTGCACTTTATGCTCATACCTTACACTGGATTATTCACTAAGTAAATTGTTCTtgttggggaggaaaaaagtgataCATGTCTGTGTTCAGATGATTGTCTAATCAGGTTCCTTATTTTAGTGAATCACTGTGCTATGCACTTTGAATTCAAACACAAATTTCTTCAAAgcaaatagcagcagcagatgtaCAGAGAACTGGttatttgttttgctgataCTTCCTTGAGAAGAATTAACCTGAGCTGGGTTtgtggggaaacaaaaaaaaaccaacctaaaaaacccccacaaaaccaaaaaccaaacaagattGCTGAAGATCCCAAAAGGCCAGAAGTGCTGCCAGAGAAAGGTACAATTGCAGGTGCTCTTTAAGTGAGCAAAGCCTAGAAATTGTCATGAGGTTTGTTTGTATTAAGCTACtagttggttggttggttgttttttttaaaatgagaaatctcCAAGTGATACTTGAATGCAGTGACTCCAAAGCATGTAAGGTCAGAGgactgtttgtttttgttgcaATGAACTGCTCAGCTTCCTTGATTAGCTTGTCGCCTGTTTTGGGGAGGGATGGTGAATAGTTGCTGTCATGTTTGCAAACTTCTTGCAGTAGAGTAACTGCAAAGCATCAGATGCCAGAAATATTACCAAATGTGGTAGTTCGAAcctctgctttgttctttgCTGGTGTTTGCCCAATAATGGTTAGGTATGATGAGTTACCCAGTTGCTGGGGATGTCAGGATAATGGCAGCACAACAAACATATTTAACACAGCTGAGAGGGAAACCTCCTCTCATCAGCTGCTGCTCGTCATCCCAAAAGGAGAATCCTTATGGTCATGTTAGCAGGAATTGTGCTTGGTCTGCAGTGACTGTGTCAATGTTAGTGTTGGCATCTCTTACAGATTTTAAGTTAGGGATTTATGTGCGTAGAAGCACAATCATACACGATTCTTACTCTGATAAGAATTAAATCAGATCCTGCTCCCAATCCTGTTTCATTCATGAATATACTTCTCAGGATGGCTTATATATATAGACAGGAGAATACAGAACTCTGTTTacagtttgctttctgtaaaattacACAGATGAGATACTTTATTGCTGCAGACAACCAAGTAGATACCTgtagatttaaaacaaacaaacaaacaaaacaaccaaaaccccaacaaaccaaccttCCAAGCTATAgtaaaaatgaacaataaatCATACATAAGTTGAGTAAGTTGTTCTGAAAAGAGATATTTCAGTTGAGCAGAGATGCAGTACAGCAGTGGCAGTTATGTGAAAGTCTTTACAGTggtataaaaatacttttgctgcTATACTTAGCTGAAGTAATATATCCtatgagaaaaattatttttgtcagagCGTACTAAGTGTAAAGCTGTACCAGAAAACTGTCTTTGATGGAGTCATGGCTGGATTACAAGCTGATGGAACTAATCCCACATATCAAATTGACTGGTCTAAATGAAGCCTGTgctcaaattaaaatttaagtaCATAAGGAATGTCTTTACCTTGGACCCTTTATGGTACGTGATGCTTTATATGCTAGAATCTGCAGAATAATAATGAGGGGAATCTTCCTATTTACATGGAACGGATgatgaaattccttttttgaGTAAGTTGCTATAGTAATACGAAGTtaggaaaatttaattttccattgtctttttattaatattcagTATGGAATATGTAGGCTGGCACTTTTGCTGGgctcttttttggttttgtgctcaATGATGGTGTGTTTAGGTATAAGTAAGTGTATTTACTGTAATAAACATTTAAGAATGCATACCATTTTTACTGTATCAGAAGCAAAGTGGTATGAATGCATAACTTAAGAAGGTAAACTACTGATTTTAGGTAATGTGGTATTCAGACCCAGTTTcaattactaaaaaaatatatttactgatTTATTCATTGAACTATAAAATGCAAGTAATGTGGGTTAATAAGGAAATTACTCACAGTAGACCTCTGAaatggtctttaaaaaaacaactgaaaggttaattttcatatttaggtttttatttcctgtttttaaaagtcttaatACAGATCCAGTTTTATAATTCAGATTGAGTATCCTATTGTTatatttgaatttgttttaatgcCATTTACTTtagctttaatttctttagtACCATATGTTCTTGTGCTGCAGCTCCTATTTACAAATTGAGAAAGTGAGGGGTAAGTCATCAGATTAAAACAGCTTGTATGTCATAAACCACCAATATGCTAAGCCTTTGTGTCACTTAAACAAAAGTAGTACCTAATAATGTCACTTAATACAGCTAGAGTCTGTAAATAAGGAACTGCCTTTTGCAAGTCATAGTGATAAAAAGCTGAGATACAAATCCATATCTCAGCAACACTCTGCTGGTAATCAATCACAACACACCACTAATGCTGTGAGACTAGCTGATGTGGGGGAAGTATGTTTACCTTCTGCTAAAATGAGGTTCATTGCGGAGATGGCATCTCTTCATCCTGTGGTTAGCTCCAGAGCTAACATAATTCCGAAGATAATGCATCTTACTGTGTTTGCAGATTGGAGAAGTGGTCTTGCGCAGCGCTATTAACTCTTAAACAGTCCTTGtcaaatgcagtaaaaatattATGTGGATACTAAGAATAACATAATGTAAACAACACAATACCTTAATCACTGGACAGTACTACAGATTTTGGATGTACAACGTAAGACACTGAGGAGTGGTTTGATATTTCAGAGCACTCAATACCATTGGGTAGCCTCTTTAAAATATCctaaataacaattaaaattcTCAAAACCCTAGGTCTTACTCCTTTGTCCTTAGTATCTTAACAGCTAGCTTACACTCATGGTTTAGTATTTCAGTAATGTAAGTTTTAGTAGTTGCTGgccaggagaaaagaaatatcctactctttctccttctccttagTTCTAGCGTTCTAGAGGCTTGAGAGAAAGTTATGCCATAGTCTTAAGCAGCAGGTATGCTAAATGTCCGGTGGGAAAGGAGAACTGATTTGGCCTATCTGTTTAGTTTGCAGATTTGTTCAGTTTGCAGATCCCTCTATATACCAGTACAGAGAGTTCATGGCTAGAGCTAATCTCGAATCTTCTGAGAAGTAATTCTAAATCAAAATCCTGATTTGTCAAAACTGAATTattcaagggaaaagaaacacgAAGAATTTTATCTATCTACTTCCCAATATTTCCAGGGTTTCTTCTGCTCAAACGGATTGGTCTTTTTACCtatgcagttttgtttttgctATTTCAAGAACAGTGACTTGATGTGACAGCAGCGGTACCATTCACCATAGCTTATCCTTGTGTCTGTGGGGTCAGGGCAGCGGTGGCCAGACATGGGTGTGCCTGTATCGTAGCTCCGGAAGGGGACAGCAGCGAGAGGCTCAGCTTAAACACTGCTCCTGAAGGAGCCCCCACTGAGGTCTCTTCTCAAACAGCTCTTTCCTCCCCACAGTTTGGACCAAGATGAGACAGCTGCACCGTATGAGCTGGTCTGGAGTGCAGGCCAGCTACACGGGGGTGAGGGAGAGCTCTGCCCAGGCTCTCACACATTGCCCTGGTTGTTCTGTTCAGCTAATTTATCCTTGAAAGAAAACCATAAAGAAATCTCGCTGATTTGAGGGAAAGTTGTTCCAAGATCAGTCATTTCTGAATGTGTAGCACTGGATGCTTTTCCTCTGTGGAATAGAGTCTTGGCTGTAATGGTCAGATCGGTTTGAACCTTAAAGATTTTATGAGTCCGTTATTCCTTTGCTCCAAGTTAAGTAACAACTTCCAGGAAGCTACTCAGGATGATGAAACCAACTTCTCAAGGACTCACTGAAGATCTTGAACACAAGTTTTAGTCTGCCTAGATCAGCTTCATGTCTGAAAGAAGGACCcgtttcatttttttcctcctgtacaTACTAGCTAAGGCCTTCCCACTGTGTTGGATGATGAGATCACGCAGACCTGAGGCATTAGATTGATTAGCAGAGACTGAGGTCGCTCCTGATGGACCTGGCAGACGATACTTTTAAGATTCCTTAAGCCTGCTCAGCGTGTTTATCGGCCATTAGTACTACCAGGCTTATTAGGTATATCATTGTCCAGGGCATGCAGGTGATGGTAACGGGTTGTATGTTTTGACCAGTAAGTTCCAGTTGGGGTTTGAACCCATAGGTGTTCTCAAACCTAGACTTTATGGTGACCCTGTTACATCATCTcttttctggagaagaaaagaatcaaATCCTTCTTAATGATTGGTGTGAGAAAAGTCTATGCAAACTGCTACGTAATCTTTGCTGGATTTATAATCAATACGTTCTTCCAAAATACTGATCTTCTATAAATCAAGAAAGCTAATTATAGCTTGGACTGATGAATCATTGCCTTATTACTTACTCTTCATGACAGTAATATTTGCTCATAGTTTTTATTAATTCtattaagttttaattttaactgatatttttagaaaaggaaaaatattttaaattcagggTTGCAGCTAGAGATTTTTAGAATTGGATATATAGCTTTTCAGCCTGATTCAGATCAGCATATTTAACAATATGGTCTAGATCTGAGCATTAAATGAGAATATTTGTAGAAGTAAAGTAAACAATGCATGCAAGTGTTTGAATTCTTATTTAACACAGTTGGAAACTTTTGCAACAGCCAAAAAGTGATACTGAGAGAAAGCATATCTTTTCGTCATTTGACTGGCATAGATATTTCTGATGTGAAATTCTGCGATCTTTCCCACAAAGCAGTGAGTGCAGTGATCAAACCTTTTAAGTTCAAAGTAACCAAGCTCAGGAGCAGCAGTAGCTAATTGTGCATTGCACAACGGTTAGAAGGAGCAACAACGGTTAAAAACCAAACATTCAAATAAGTAATGAATGCTTTGacagattaataaaaatttGGGGAAAGTGTTACAGTAAAGAACAATGGTCAACTGCTATGCTTGTACAATAGAGAAAAATGTCTTACAAATTCAAATCTAAGTTAATATACCTTCGTTTCCTTGTAGTATATGAGTTAACATTGCTACCATTGAAGGTTATGTGATTTTAATATTGGTTagtaattaatttcaaaacttAGACAAGTCTTCATATCTTTACCTTTTTATAAATTGTCTATTAAAACAGCCAATGACAATATAGAGAATTAATTcataacataaatatttcatcatagtgaatttaatttctgtattaaaaccTATTCTGTGTTTCATTGTCACCTTTTCTCATAATGATCTGGACCAAGGTCA includes:
- the IMMP1L gene encoding mitochondrial inner membrane protease subunit 1; the encoded protein is MLRNVLGKTFRFLGYTVQYGCIAHCAFEYLGGIVVCSGPSMEPTIQNSDIVFSENLSRHFYCIRKGDIVIVKSPNDPKSNICKRVIGLEGDKVCTSNPSDFLKSHSYVPKGHVWLEGDNLRNSTDSRCYGPVPYGLIRGHICFKVWPLTDFGFLRASPNGHRFLDD